The stretch of DNA CGCTCGCCCGGGCCAGGCGCCCGAGGGTCCGCTCGCGGCCCAGGAGCGCCAGGATTTCGAAGAGCGACGGGCCGGCGGTCCGGCCGCTGAGAGCCACCCGGGTCGGGTGAATGAGGGCTCCACCTTTGAGTCCGCGGCCCTCGATGAGCCCACGATAGGCCGCCTCACAGGACTCCTGATCGAACCGCTCCAGTCCGGCCAGGATCTCGCGGGCCTGATCGAGCAGGTCCGCCACGTCCGGCTGGCTGAGGTACTTCTGGACGCCCTTGGGATCGTAGTCGAAGTCGTCCCGAAAGAAGTAGGCCGCCGCCTCCGGCAACTCCCCGAGGGTCTTGATCCGGTCGCGGAGGCTGGTCAGGATGGCCTTGACGTAGTCCCGGCGATCCTCGGTCACGGGCTCGCCGATCAGGCCGGCTCGGATCATGAACGGAAGGGCCGCGTCGGTCAGGCGGTCCAGGTCGATGGTCCGGATGTAGTGGCCGTTCATCCAGGTCAGCTTGTTGATGTCGTAAATGGCCGCGTTCTTGGACACGCGATCGAGGGAGAACTGCTGCTTCATGTCCTCGAGGCGGAGGACCTCCTCGCCGCCCTCGGGTGACCAACCCAGGAAGGCCAGATAGTTGACGATGGCTTCGGGAAGGTAGCCGGCCTCCTGGAACTCCTCGACCGAGGCCGCCCCGTGCCGCTTGCTGAGCTTGGAACGGTCGGGGGCGAGGATCATCGGGACGTGGGCGAAGGCCGGGCAGTCCCAGCCGAAGGCCCGGTAAGCCACGATCTGCTTGGGCGTGTTCGAGAGGTGCTCATCGGCCCGGAGGACATGGGTGATCCCCATCGTGTGGTCATCGATGACGCAGGCGAAGTTGTAGGTCGGGGTGCCGTCGGACTTCATGATCACGAAGTCGTCGAGCAGGGCGTTTTCGAAGACCACCGTCCCGCGGATGAGATCCTCGACCACCGTCGTCCCCTCGGTCGGGACCTTGATCCGGAGGACCGGCCGGCGACCATCGGCGGCCAGCCGGCGCTTGTCGTCTTCGGTCAGATCCCGGCATCGCCCGTCGTAACGGGGAGCCTGCCCCAGGCGGCGGGCTTCCGCGCGCCGCTCGGCCAGTTCCTCGGGGGTACAGAAGCATTCGTAGGCCGCGCCCAAGGCCGTCAG from Bacillota bacterium encodes:
- the gltX gene encoding glutamate--tRNA ligase; this translates as MDELEKIGGAAFAGAAGAVRVRFAPSPTGYLHIGGARTALFNWLFAARNGGRLVLRIEDTDLSRKIEDSTRQITSTLKWLGLQWDEGPGVGGPVGPYFQSERLALYHQAAETLTALGAAYECFCTPEELAERRAEARRLGQAPRYDGRCRDLTEDDKRRLAADGRRPVLRIKVPTEGTTVVEDLIRGTVVFENALLDDFVIMKSDGTPTYNFACVIDDHTMGITHVLRADEHLSNTPKQIVAYRAFGWDCPAFAHVPMILAPDRSKLSKRHGAASVEEFQEAGYLPEAIVNYLAFLGWSPEGGEEVLRLEDMKQQFSLDRVSKNAAIYDINKLTWMNGHYIRTIDLDRLTDAALPFMIRAGLIGEPVTEDRRDYVKAILTSLRDRIKTLGELPEAAAYFFRDDFDYDPKGVQKYLSQPDVADLLDQAREILAGLERFDQESCEAAYRGLIEGRGLKGGALIHPTRVALSGRTAGPSLFEILALLGRERTLGRLARASALVRAGGPWPGKLSSGSPGA